The Methanothermobacter sp. CaT2 DNA window GAAGGAAACTCATGGAGAGACTTGAGGAGGACACAGAGGAGGACAACGGAGACCTTCTGATAACAGTTTTCTATGCGCAGGAGTACTTCCCCTTTGGCTCAGAGGAGGCAAAGGTGCGCATGGACGACTTCATTGCAAGGGAGGAAATTGAGATGACAGTATTCCTCTCCAGTGTCCTCGAGGACTGAAATCATTCAGATGACCCTGAGTTGCTGGTTCCGACGGAGATAGGGGGACATGCATTCTGAGCCTTCTGTGGAAGTTAAAAAAATCGAAAAATCCGGTGATAAATGGAGGGTTGTTCTGGAACTACGTATTCCAGGACATGGACTATTAGAAATTCTGGATGAACTTGAAAGAAGATTCAGAGACTACTCATTTCGCGCAGATGGCAGGGATATAACCGTTGAGGCGTCATTCAGGATCCTCGAACCATGGGAGGATGAACCGGCGGAGGATGTGGTTGAGTCCATGGCACTGGAACTTCTCTCTTTTATAACTGGTGGGGGGCTTCGGGGTGAAATTTGATGGCTACGGGTTCGGCAAATACCTCTATGAGAGAAAGAGGTGGGCTGTGTTTCTCGCACCAAACCAGAGCAACCTTGGAACGTGTGTAGTGGCCCTCAAAAGGAGGGAGGAGTTTCTTGGAAACCTAAAGAAGGATGAATGGGATGAAATGATCCTTATAATATCTGAACTTGAAAATTCAGTGAGAAAGGCATTTGGGGCCGCCATGTTCAACTGGGGAGTCCTTCTTAACTCTTTCTACCGTGAAAACACCCCTCCACCACAACTGCACTGGCACTTCATACCCCGCTACAGAAATGAGGTGGTAGTGAATGGGGAGGTCTTCGATGACCCCTTCTTTGGTTACATGAGGCCAAGGCCCCCAAGGAATATCTCAGAGGAGACTCTCCAGGAAATAAGGAATAAAATGCTGGCCTGGATAAAAAGGTAGAATCATTGCGTGAATGGATACAGAACGCTTGGGTAGAGAAGCTGGATCATGCCTTGAAATGATGCCTTGGATAAATAAGATTAAAAAATTTATTGGCCTGCGGGCAGTAAGCATACAGAATTTTATCGAAGACGCTCCAGCCGCTCCCTGAACTCCTTGCGGTGCCTCTTTTCCTCATCAATTATATGTCTTAAAACTCCGGTGACCTCATCATCGTCAATTATCTCTATCTGCCTCTCATACTCTTCAATACCCTCTGTTTCCTTCTGGATCTGCCTTTCAAGGCCCTCAATTATATCTTCACCAAGGTAATCCACTTTGCCGATCTCCATTGAGGGTCTGCCGCCTCTCTTTGTTATGAGGTCCGCAAGCCACCACATGTGCCTCATCTCATCTGCCGCGATTCCTTCAGTTAGCCTGCTGAGGTCACAGTCCTCTATAACAAATGCGTTGTAGGTGTACATCATGGTCGCCTCAAGTTCATGGCGGAAGTCGATATTCAGGAGTTCTATTATCTTTTCAGTGTCCATAAAAATCCACCTCAACGTAATATCTGTCCCTCTGGATATATAAGTGGTTCTCACCGTGAGAAAAAGCCCATATACCCTCTGGAATAAATAGAGTAATGGTGATTGGATGCCAGCGGAGGTTTATTTTTCAGATTTCAGGGCAAGGTCCAGGAACGAGAACAGGGGCATGAAGATACAGAGGATATTTGACGCGGCCTTTGGCGAACCCTTCTCTGGGGATGACATCGTGGCTGTTAAGGTGCACTTTGGTGAACGGGGCAACGACTCCTATGTGAGCCCTGTTCTGGTGCGCCACGTTATTGAAAGGATAAGGGAGAGCGGGGCATCCCCTTTCCTAACGGATACCAACACCCTCTACTATGGTTCAAGGCATAATTCGGTTGATCACATTGAAACAGCCATACTCAATGGCTTTGATTATTCCGTTGCCGGGGCACCTCTTATAATTGCAGATGGGCTTCATGGAAACAATGAGGTAACTGTGCCTGTGAAGGAAGGCACTTCAGTGAGGTTAAAATAGCAGGTGACATTGCCGAGGCATCGGCAATGGTTGTCATATCACACTTCAAGGGTCACGGGATGAGCGGATTTGGAGGGGCCCTCAAGAACCTTGCCATGGGATGCGCCACCATCCAGGGAAAGATTGAACAGCACGAGTGCGCAAAACCCGTGGTGAGGGGTGAATGCACTGAATGCGGAGAGTGCGTCTATGAATGTCCCGTGGATGCCATGAAACTCCATGATGGCATCATGATAGAATACGATAGGTGCATTGCCTGCATGAACTGCCTTGACACCTGTCCCAGCGAGGTATTTGACCTTGACTGGGAGAGGGACATACCTGAGTTCATTGAGAGAATGATGGAGTACGCCCTCGGGGTAACATCCACCATTGACAGGATATTCTACCTGAACTTCCTCATGGATATAACCCCCGACTGTGACTGTGTACCCTGGAGTGACAGGAACATAGTTCCCGACATAGGGATACTGGCATCAGAGGATCCAGTTGCAGTGGATACAGCAAGTTACCACCTTGTGAACCTGGAGGAGGGAATCAGGGGGTCAATGCTCGAGGAGAACCATGAGACCGGGGGGGATAAGTTCAGGGGTGTGTGGGGTGACGTTGATGGAACCCACCAGATGGTATATGCAGAGAAACTCGGTATAGGGGCGCGTGATTACAGACTGATTGAAATACCATAATAAGTGCACAGGGATGTATTGAATCTTATGGGGTGAGGTTTGGCTGTTACTGACGGGATACCTCTATCATCCTCTCAACAGCCCTCCTGGCCCTTTCAGCCACATCATCAGGAACCGTTACAGTGAATTCCTCATTGACCAGCGAATTTTTAACCTTCTCAAGGGTGTGCAGTTTCATGTTCTCACATATGGCCTCTGCAAGGAGGGGGATTGTTTCCTTATCTGATTCAAGGTCGAGACGGGCTGTCATGTCAACCTCTGTACCTATTATGAAGCGCTTTCTGTCTGACTCCAGGACCCTCCGCAGCATTCCGC harbors:
- a CDS encoding DUF362 domain-containing protein → MPAEVYFSDFRARSRNENRGMKIQRIFDAAFGEPFSGDDIVAVKVHFGERGNDSYVSPVLVRHVIERIRESGASPFLTDTNTLYYGSRHNSVDHIETAILNGFDYSVAGAPLIIADGLHGNNEVTVPVKEGTSVRLK
- a CDS encoding DUF362 domain-containing protein — encoded protein: MVVISHFKGHGMSGFGGALKNLAMGCATIQGKIEQHECAKPVVRGECTECGECVYECPVDAMKLHDGIMIEYDRCIACMNCLDTCPSEVFDLDWERDIPEFIERMMEYALGVTSTIDRIFYLNFLMDITPDCDCVPWSDRNIVPDIGILASEDPVAVDTASYHLVNLEEGIRGSMLEENHETGGDKFRGVWGDVDGTHQMVYAEKLGIGARDYRLIEIP
- a CDS encoding HIT family protein; translated protein: MKFDGYGFGKYLYERKRWAVFLAPNQSNLGTCVVALKRREEFLGNLKKDEWDEMILIISELENSVRKAFGAAMFNWGVLLNSFYRENTPPPQLHWHFIPRYRNEVVVNGEVFDDPFFGYMRPRPPRNISEETLQEIRNKMLAWIKR
- a CDS encoding DUF5750 family protein yields the protein MKVEDFGFSEDKCMNYVLYRVSDIDDDVRRKLMERLEEDTEEDNGDLLITVFYAQEYFPFGSEEAKVRMDDFIAREEIEMTVFLSSVLED
- a CDS encoding ferritin-like domain-containing protein, with translation MDTEKIIELLNIDFRHELEATMMYTYNAFVIEDCDLSRLTEGIAADEMRHMWWLADLITKRGGRPSMEIGKVDYLGEDIIEGLERQIQKETEGIEEYERQIEIIDDDEVTGVLRHIIDEEKRHRKEFRERLERLR